In Amaranthus tricolor cultivar Red isolate AtriRed21 chromosome 3, ASM2621246v1, whole genome shotgun sequence, a single window of DNA contains:
- the LOC130808192 gene encoding peroxidase 72-like has translation MAKSIMSCLIVVTLLALTTPLCWSHYSTGYRNYDLSPQFYDYSCPQVQQIVRSVVAKAVARETRMAASLLRLHFHDCFVQGCDASLLLDSSGNIVSEKGSIPNFKSARGYEVIDEIKVAVEKACPRTVSCSDILALAARDSTVIAGGPDWEVPLGRRDSTGASISGSNNDIPAPNNTFQTILSRFNSKGLDLVDLVALSGAHTIGDARCVSFRQRLYNENGNGQPDSTLDQTYAKRLRQQCPQMGGDDNLFFLDYANPITFDNLYYKNILSYKGLLSSDQILLTKNQASMTLVKKYAENMQLFFDHFANSMVKMGNISPLTGTQGQIRQNCRRINSYY, from the exons ATGGCTAAGTCAATCATGAGCTGCTTAATTGTTGTTACTCTTTTAGCACTTACAACTCCATTGTGCTGGTCTCATTATAGTACGGGATACCGCAATTATGATCTGTCCCCGCAGTTCTACGACTACTCCTGTCCACAAGTGCAGCAGATAGTCAGGTCTGTTGTTGCTAAAGCGGTTGCCAGGGAGACGAGAATGGCTGCTTCTTTGCTTAGGCTCCATTTCCATGACTGCTTTGTTCAG GGATGTGATGCCTCGTTGCTACTTGATAGCAGTGGAAACATAGTATCAGAGAAAGGGTCGATCCCAAACTTTAAATCAGCAAGAGGGTATGAAGTGATTGATGAGATAAAGGTTGCTGTGGAGAAAGCATGCCCACGTACAGTTTCTTGTTCTGATATCTTGGCTTTAGCTGCCAGAGATTCAACTGTCATT GCTGGTGGACCTGACTGGGAAGTACCCTTGGGTAGGAGAGATTCTACAGGAGCAAGTATAAGTGGGTCTAACAACGACATTCCAGCTCCTAACAACACATTTCAGACTATTCTTTCTAGGTTTAATAGTAAAGGACTTGACCTTGTTGACCTTGTTGCGCTCTCAG GTGCTCACACAATAGGTGATGCAAGGTGTGTAAGCTTCAGGCAAAGACTATATAATGAGAATGGAAATGGGCAACCTGATTCTACACTTGACCAAACATATGCTAAGCGGTTGCGCCAGCAGTGTCCTCAGATGGGTGGTGATGATAACTTATTCTTCTTAGACTACGCAAACCCTATTACTTTTGATAATCTTTACTATAAAAACATCTTGTCTTACAAGGGATTGTTGAGTTCTGATCAAATTTTGCTAACCAAGAATCAAGCATCAATGACACTTGTTAAGAAATATGCTGAGAATATGCagcttttctttgatcattttgcCAATTCCATGGTTAAGATGGGTAATATCTCTCCATTGACTGGGACTCAGGGTCAGATTAGGCAGAACTGCAGAAGGATCAACTCTTAttattaa